The Chaetodon trifascialis isolate fChaTrf1 chromosome 17, fChaTrf1.hap1, whole genome shotgun sequence genome has a segment encoding these proteins:
- the mbpa gene encoding myelin basic protein isoform X1 yields the protein MATASTSGQSTFGLGRKKKNPGLMDQISKFFGGDKKKRSKGSFRGHLATSPQQSSTRRRTNENAVVHFFRSLVSSPRPKSRWRDVLGLSGSLLLDDFETAQLFMNHNGPRRRVPRAQSRRSEDAETKAHCPDSSTCDALIKDQETPSPVHPLNAGAPSSKLSAEEQATDPTGQDEGGGTDLQAVDSQPQEMLTH from the exons atggctacgGCGAGCACCTCAGGGCAGAGCACCTTCGGACTcgggaggaaaaagaagaacCCAGGTCTCATGGATCAGATTAGCAAGTTCTTTggaggagacaaaaagaaaaggagcaaG GGCTCATTCCGGGGTCACCTGGCCACCTCACCTCAGCAATCCTCCACTCGCCGCCGGACCAATGAAAATGCTGTGGTGCATTTCTTCAGGAGCCTT GTTTCCTCTCCTCGTCCTAAATCCAGG TGGAGAGACGTCTTGGGTTTG AGCGGCTCACTGCTTCTGGATGACTTTGAAACAGCTCAACTATTTATGAACCACAACGG GCCTCGTCGCCGCGTGCCGAGAGCACAAAGTCGCCGCTCAGAAGACGCAGAGACCAAAGCACACTGTCCAGACTCTTCAACCTG TGATGCTCTCATCAAAGATCA gGAGACACCAAGTCCCGTCCACCCCCTAAACGCTGGAGCACCATCTTCTAAGCTCTCCGCCGAGGAACAAGCCACAGATCCGACGGGACAAGAcgaaggaggaggaacagatCTGCAAGCGGTGGACTCACAACCTCAAGAAATGTTAACCCACTAA
- the mbpa gene encoding myelin basic protein isoform X2, translating to MATASTSGQSTFGLGRKKKNPGLMDQISKFFGGDKKKRSKGSFRGHLATSPQQSSTRRRTNENAVVHFFRSLVSSPRPKSRWRDVLGLASSPRAESTKSPLRRRRDQSTLSRLFNLGDTKSRPPPKRWSTIF from the exons atggctacgGCGAGCACCTCAGGGCAGAGCACCTTCGGACTcgggaggaaaaagaagaacCCAGGTCTCATGGATCAGATTAGCAAGTTCTTTggaggagacaaaaagaaaaggagcaaG GGCTCATTCCGGGGTCACCTGGCCACCTCACCTCAGCAATCCTCCACTCGCCGCCGGACCAATGAAAATGCTGTGGTGCATTTCTTCAGGAGCCTT GTTTCCTCTCCTCGTCCTAAATCCAGG TGGAGAGACGTCTTGGGTTTG GCCTCGTCGCCGCGTGCCGAGAGCACAAAGTCGCCGCTCAGAAGACGCAGAGACCAAAGCACACTGTCCAGACTCTTCAACCTG gGAGACACCAAGTCCCGTCCACCCCCTAAACGCTGGAGCACCATCTTCTAA
- the mbpa gene encoding myelin basic protein isoform X6, whose amino-acid sequence MATASTSGQSTFGLGRKKKNPGLMDQISKFFGGDKKKRSKGSFRGHLATSPQQSSTRRRTNENAVVHFFRSLVSSPRPKSRASSPRAESTKSPLRRRRDQSTLSRLFNL is encoded by the exons atggctacgGCGAGCACCTCAGGGCAGAGCACCTTCGGACTcgggaggaaaaagaagaacCCAGGTCTCATGGATCAGATTAGCAAGTTCTTTggaggagacaaaaagaaaaggagcaaG GGCTCATTCCGGGGTCACCTGGCCACCTCACCTCAGCAATCCTCCACTCGCCGCCGGACCAATGAAAATGCTGTGGTGCATTTCTTCAGGAGCCTT GTTTCCTCTCCTCGTCCTAAATCCAGG GCCTCGTCGCCGCGTGCCGAGAGCACAAAGTCGCCGCTCAGAAGACGCAGAGACCAAAGCACACTGTCCAGACTCTTCAACCTG TGA
- the mbpa gene encoding myelin basic protein isoform X4, which produces MATASTSGQSTFGLGRKKKNPGLMDQISKFFGGDKKKRSKGSFRGHLATSPQQSSTRRRTNENAVVHFFRSLVSSPRPKSRWRDVLGLASSPRAESTKSPLRRRRDQSTLSRLFNL; this is translated from the exons atggctacgGCGAGCACCTCAGGGCAGAGCACCTTCGGACTcgggaggaaaaagaagaacCCAGGTCTCATGGATCAGATTAGCAAGTTCTTTggaggagacaaaaagaaaaggagcaaG GGCTCATTCCGGGGTCACCTGGCCACCTCACCTCAGCAATCCTCCACTCGCCGCCGGACCAATGAAAATGCTGTGGTGCATTTCTTCAGGAGCCTT GTTTCCTCTCCTCGTCCTAAATCCAGG TGGAGAGACGTCTTGGGTTTG GCCTCGTCGCCGCGTGCCGAGAGCACAAAGTCGCCGCTCAGAAGACGCAGAGACCAAAGCACACTGTCCAGACTCTTCAACCTG TGA
- the mbpa gene encoding myelin basic protein isoform X3: MATASTSGQSTFGLGRKKKNPGLMDQISKFFGGDKKKRSKGSFRGHLATSPQQSSTRRRTNENAVVHFFRSLVSSPRPKSRASSPRAESTKSPLRRRRDQSTLSRLFNLGDTKSRPPPKRWSTIF; the protein is encoded by the exons atggctacgGCGAGCACCTCAGGGCAGAGCACCTTCGGACTcgggaggaaaaagaagaacCCAGGTCTCATGGATCAGATTAGCAAGTTCTTTggaggagacaaaaagaaaaggagcaaG GGCTCATTCCGGGGTCACCTGGCCACCTCACCTCAGCAATCCTCCACTCGCCGCCGGACCAATGAAAATGCTGTGGTGCATTTCTTCAGGAGCCTT GTTTCCTCTCCTCGTCCTAAATCCAGG GCCTCGTCGCCGCGTGCCGAGAGCACAAAGTCGCCGCTCAGAAGACGCAGAGACCAAAGCACACTGTCCAGACTCTTCAACCTG gGAGACACCAAGTCCCGTCCACCCCCTAAACGCTGGAGCACCATCTTCTAA
- the mbpa gene encoding myelin basic protein isoform X5 has product MATASTSGQSTFGLGRKKKNPGLMDQISKFFGGDKKKRSKGSFRGHLATSPQQSSTRRRTNENAVVHFFRSLASSPRAESTKSPLRRRRDQSTLSRLFNLGDTKSRPPPKRWSTIF; this is encoded by the exons atggctacgGCGAGCACCTCAGGGCAGAGCACCTTCGGACTcgggaggaaaaagaagaacCCAGGTCTCATGGATCAGATTAGCAAGTTCTTTggaggagacaaaaagaaaaggagcaaG GGCTCATTCCGGGGTCACCTGGCCACCTCACCTCAGCAATCCTCCACTCGCCGCCGGACCAATGAAAATGCTGTGGTGCATTTCTTCAGGAGCCTT GCCTCGTCGCCGCGTGCCGAGAGCACAAAGTCGCCGCTCAGAAGACGCAGAGACCAAAGCACACTGTCCAGACTCTTCAACCTG gGAGACACCAAGTCCCGTCCACCCCCTAAACGCTGGAGCACCATCTTCTAA
- the zbtb22a gene encoding zinc finger and BTB domain-containing protein 43 → MDPTCSVSAAPAGLTVQVCFPGARAAVLDNLNRQREEGRLCDLSIQVQGQVFRAHRCVLAASSPYFHDQVLLKNVTTVSLPSVMDPVAFESVLSSAYTGQLSIVHDDIVNYVTVASFLQMWHIVDKCTEILKRPRPSVEVTPGEAAVAHPGTASRQQSPSSTECLYLEREGRRKERKPDALPPLATWRRPQQFPRWGRPRPSSAQQLADSQLDTLPGYVDGDYTSCEEAWVSNHGKTSHFGHDGPGHNTRHHGGFSGGEALKQKVRFQQRGAPASADRLDKNRESGDSDETREKRKNDKREIEADEGVGEEAAGNKEGFAQMGHCGFHPIPNESAGAGQATGKASVGEIKEKAQRSLEGSDPSSVLPGVHACQTGDGVLGPPCPGSARLQWQTGPWSQQEQRPQEGEGGSCSKDEEEDEEEEDVDFECFTQGTFSRDTYDEIEDGTGQVSQRPLVPVSPDFTMAGSEVNWPSTSAGQGGSLTPTSNRNLSPSSAAFPPPPSPPTPSSSSSVSLAGAPYTGKVHFCHCGKAYTLKSMRDRHVKMQHLNLRPFGCPVCTKSFKMKHHLTKHLKTHGGLRPYECGLCGKKVIWRDSFLRHQARCERLASSSSANSNNTSTPGVDDSYSYGFEDGEAFLGTGGQVKVEEVDFHGEMEGGMGGLLGSVSGIVDQLRTQSQNLNTGSNDFKEEASESFSGN, encoded by the exons ATGGATCCGACCTGCAGTGTTTCTGCCGCTCCAGCTGGTCTgactgtccaggtgtgtttcCCTGGTGCTCGTGCTGCTGTTTTGGACAATCTGAACCGCCAGCGGGAAGAAGGCAGGCTGTGCGACCTCTCCATCCAGGTGCAAGGTCAAGTGTTCAGGGCCCACCGCTGTGTGCTCGCCGCATCCTCGCCGTACTTTCATGACCAG GTGTTGCTGAAGAACGTCACGACTGTTTCCCTCCCCTCGGTTATGGACCCAGTGGCCTTTGAGAGCGTCCTGAGCTCTGCCTACACAGGCCAGCTGAGCATTGTGCACGATGACATTGTGAACTACGTCACCGTGGCCAGTTTCCTCCAGATGTGGCACATCGTGGACAAATGCACTGAGATCCTGAAGAGGCCCCGGCCCTCTGTAGAGGTCACCCCTGGAGAGGCTGCTGTAGCTCACCCCGGCACGGCATCTCGCCAGCAGTCCCCGAGCAGCACCGAATGCTTATATCTGGAAAGGGAgggaagaaggaaggagaggaagccTGATGCCTTGCCTCCATTAGCGACATGGAGACGCCCGCAGCAGTTTCCTAGATGGGGGCGTCCACGGCCTTCATCAGCCCAACAATTAGCCGATTCTCAACTGGACACCCTCCCTGGCTACGTGGATGGTGATTACACCAGCTGCGAGGAGGCATGGGTATCAAACCACGGCAAAACAAGCCACTTTGGTCATGATGGACCTGGTCACAATACCCGGCACCATGGGGGGTTCTCTGGTGGTGAAGCATTAAAGCAGAAAGTCAGATTTCAGCAGCGGGGAGCACCGGCGAGTGCTGATAGGCTTGATAAGAACAGAGAGAGCGGCGACAGTGACGAGACACGCGAAAAGAGGAAGAATGACAAAAGAGAGATTGAGGCGGACGAGGGGGTCGGAGAAGAGGCGGCGGGGAATAAGGAAGGCTTTGCACAAATGGGACACTGTG GCTTCCACCCGATTCCTAATGAGAGCGCAGGTGCCGGACAAGCCACGGGGAAGGCGAGTGTGGGGGAGATAAAGGAAAAAGCGCAGAGAAGTTTGGAAGGCAGTGacccctcctctgtcctgccTGGCGTTCATGCTTGCCAGACAGGTGATGGAGTCCTGGGCCCCCCCTGCCCAGGTTCAGCCCGGCTGCAGTGGCAGACGGGTCCTTGGTCTCAACAAGAGCAGAGGCCGCAGGAAGGCGAGGGAGGCAGCTGCAGtaaagacgaggaggaggacgaggaggaggaggatgtggacTTTGAATGTTTCACACAAGGGACCTTCAGCAGAGACACTTATGATGAGATTGAAGACGGCACGGGACAGGTTTCACAGAGGCCTTTAGTGCCCGTGTCCCCTGACTTCACCATGGCAGGCTCGGAGGTGAACTGGCCCTCCACCAGCGCGGGACAGGGTGGCTCACTGACCCCCACCTCAAATCGCAATCTGTCTCCATCCTCTGCCGCATTCCCGCCACCCCCGTCACCCCCAACCCCATCTTCGTCATCCTCGGTGTCCCTCGCCGGCGCCCCCTACACAGGCAAAGTCCACTTCTGCCACTGCGGCAAAGCCTACACCCTGAAGAGTATGCGCGACCGGCACGTGAAGATGCAGCACCTGAATCTACGGCCCTTCGGCTGTCCTGTTTGCACAAAGTCCTTCAAGATGAAGCACCATCTAACCAAGCACCTCAAGACTCACGGAGGGCTGCGGCCCTATGAGTGTGGCCTGTGTGGGAAGAAGGTCATTTGGAGGGACAGCTTCCTCAGGCATCAGGCCCGATGCGAGAGACTGGCCTCCAGCTCGTCCgccaacagcaacaacacaagcACACCGGGTGTGGATGACAGCTACAGCTACGGATTTGAAGACGGGGAGGCTTTTCTCGGGACGGGAGGACAAGTgaaagtggaggaggtggatTTTCACGGGGAGATGGAGGGCGGCATGGGCGGCCTGTTGGGCAGCGTGTCTGGGATTGTGGATCAGTTAAGAACTCAGTCACAAAATTTGAACACCGGCAGTAATGATTTTAAAGAGGAGGCAAGTGAGAGCTTTAGCGgaaattaa
- the scn1bb gene encoding sodium channel, voltage-gated, type I, beta b produces the protein MAAVHLLLLSLLCTLFVYRCHGACAEVDSDTEAVAGKGFKLGCISCKRRSEVDGSATVEWYFRPKGEADFVHIYTYNEDGPTIEHDNFMDRVDWNGSKRSNDIQDGSIYLLNVTFNDTGTYRCFFNRILFYANYEYNTVVSKVVHLSVVAKATRGTASIVSEVMMYVSIIGLQVWLLIEMIYCYRKIAAAGEEALREAANAEYLAIASESKDNCAGVQVGE, from the exons ATGGCAGCGGTGCACCTACtgctcctttctcttctctgcaCCCTGTTTG TGTACCGGTGTCACGGGGCCTGTGCAGAGGTGGACTCTGACACAGAGGCGGTGGCTGGCAAGGGCTTCAAACTGGGCTGCATCTCCTGCAAGAGAAGGAGTGAGGTGGATGGTTCTGCCACCGTCGAATGGTACTTCAGGCCCAAGGGGGAGGCTGATTTTGTTCAT ATCTACACCTACAACGAGGACGGCCCCACCATCGAACACGACAACTTTATGGACCGTGTGGACTGGAACGGAAGTAAGAGGAGCAACGACATCCAAGACGGGTCCATATACCTGCTCAACGTCACCTTCAACGACACGGGCACCTACCGCTGCTTCTTCAACCGCATCCTCTTCTACGCTAACTATGAGTACAACACCGTCGTCAGCAAGGTGGTCCACCTCTCCGTGGTGGCTAAAG CCACCCGAGGAACAGCTTCCATCGTGTCCGAGGTCATGATGTACGTGTCCATCATCGGCCTTCAGGTCTGGCTCCTCATCGAGATGATATACTGCTACAGGAAAATAGCAGCAGCCGGGGAAGAAGCATTACGGGAAGCGGC AAATGCTGAATATTTAGCGATAGCCTCAGAAAGTAAAGACAACTGTGCAGGAGTCCAGGTCGGAGAATAG
- the naxe gene encoding NAD(P)H-hydrate epimerase — MLSARALFGIGFLVTSKAAAVLAQTGTCPLSAAANNHRRDCPSSRPASTMAHSIKYLGQEEAQHIDEELFSEYGFSVDQLMELAGLSCATAVARAYPITSLMKARPSLLVICGPGNNGGDGLVCARHLKLFGYEPSILYPKRPNKPLFQGLTTQCQKMEIPFLTEMPEAKVIDEAYNLVIDAIFGFSFKGAVREPFGSILDVLMKTTAPIASIDIPSGWDVEQGSTDGLQPDMLISLTAPKKSASLFRGRYHFLGGRFVPPGLERKYQLNLPQYPDTDCVLQL, encoded by the exons ATGTTGAGCGCGCGGGCTCTGTTTGGGATCGGCTTCCTGGTGACCTCAAAGGCCGCGGCAGTCCTCGCTCAGACAGGGACATGTCCACTGTCTGCCGCAGCTAACAACCACAGGAGGGACTGTCCCAGTAGCAGACCAGCGTCCACGATGGCCCACAGCATCAAATATCTCGG GCAGGAGGAGGCCCAGCACATTGACGAGGAGCTCTTCAGTGAGTATGGCTTCAGCGTGGACCAGCTGATGGAGCTGGCTGGACTCAGCTGTGCCACAGCTGTGGCCAGG gcGTATCCAATTACCTCCCTGATGAAGGCCAGACCTTCTCTGCTCGTGATTTGTGGACCAGGAAACAACGGTGGCGATGGCCTGGTCTGTGCCCGACACCTGAAACTCTTT GGTTACGAGCCCTCCATCCTCTACCCGAAGAGGCCCAACAAACCTCTGTTCCAGGGCCTGACCACACAGTGCCAGAAAATGGAGATCCCCTTCCTGACTGAGATGCCTGAG GCTAAAGTGATCGACGAGGCTTACAACCTGGTGATAGACGCCATCTTCGGCTTCAGCTTCAAGGGGGCCGTGCGAGAGCCTTTTGGTTCCATCCTGGACGTGCTGATGAAGACGACGGCCCCCATCGCCAGCATCGACATCCCCTCAG gcTGGGATGTGGAGCAGGGCAGTACAGACGGACTCCAGCCCGACATGCTCATCTCTCTCACTGCTCCCAAGAAGTCTGCCTCCTTGTTCAGAGGACGATACCACTTCCTGGGAGGCCGGTTTGTGCCTCCAGGCCTGGAGAGGAAGTACCAGCTCAACCTGCCTCAGTACCCCgacacagactgtgtgttacAGCTGTAG
- the LOC139345799 gene encoding lamin-A-like isoform X3, protein MLRRVDGENRIQTLKEELEFQKNLHSEELREIKRRHESRMVELDNGHQQDFESKLAEALMEMRNQHELQIKMYKDEIEKAYNAKLENARQSADRSSHLVGAAHEELQQTRIRLESLSAQLSQLQKQLAAREAKVRDLEDALSRERDTTRRLLGEKEREMAEMRQQMQQQLDEYQELLDIKLALDMEICAYRKLLEGEEQRLRLSPSPPPTKVTGSRSSASAARSMNYSSQSSSAKRRRPNDTDSEASSFAGGAVARTRITQQASASGRVTVDEVDLDGKYVRLSNKADEDQNLGNWQVKRQVGSGVAIVFKFPVKFTLKAGQRVTIWASGAGGTHSPPSDLVWKTQPSWGTGDMFQTTLISANGEEMAMRKVTRTQLEEEDDDMQVAHSTCGDSEYNLRSRTVVCGSCGLPSDKSSNCSVTSASRSFRSGGISEGLLPHSYVFSTSTPRKAGTRMESCPIM, encoded by the exons ATGCTGAGGAGGGTGGACGGAGAGAATCGCATCCAGACCctcaaagaggagctggagttTCAGAAAAACCTCCACTCTGAG GAACTGCGGGAGATAAAGCGGCGCCATGAGTCTCGCATGGTTGAGTTGGACAATGGCCACCAGCAGGACTTTGAAAGCAAGCTGGCGGAGGCGCTGATGGAGATGCGGAACCAGCACGAACTGCAGATCAAAATGTACAAGGATGAGATCGAGAAGGCCTACAATGCCAAG CTGGAAAATGCTCGTCAGTCAGCGGACAGGAGCAGCCACCTGGTTGGAGCCGCACACGAGGAGCTCCAGCAGACACGAATCCGCCTGGAGTCCCTGTCGGCTCAGCTCAGCCAGCTGCAGAAACAG CTTGCGGCCCGCGAGGCGAAGGTGAGGGACCTGGAGGACGCCCTGTCTCGAGAGCGGGACACCACCCGTCGCCTgctgggagagaaagaaagagaaatggcCGAGATGAGGCagcaaatgcagcagcagctggacgaGTACCAGGAGCTCCTGGACATCAAGCTGGCTCTGGATATGGAGATATGTGCttacaggaagctgctggagggagaggagcagag GCTGCGTCTCTCCCCCAGCCCCCCACCCACCAAAGTGACAGGAAGTCGTTCCTCTGCTTCAGCCGCTCGGTCGATGAACTACAGCAGTCAGAGCTCGTCTGCCAAGAGGCGCCGCCCCAATGACACCGACAGCGAGGCCTCCAGCTTTGCAGGTGGAGCTGTGGCCCGCACTCGCATCACCCAGCAGGCCTCAGCCAGCGGACGGGTCACCGTGGACGAGGTGGACCTGGATGGGAAATATGTCAGACTCAGCAACAAAGCAGACGAG GATCAAAACTTGGGGAACTGGCAGGTCAAGCGGCAGGTGGGATCTGGCGTTGCCATCGTCTTCAAGTTCCCGGTGAAATTCACCTTGAAGGCCGGCCAGAGGGTGACG ATCTGGGCCTCTGGTGCTGGTGGAACCCACAGTCCCCCCTCAGACCTGGTCTGGAAGACTCAGCCCTCATGGGGCACTGGAGACATGTTCCAGACCACCCTGATCAGTGCCAACGGAGAG GAAATGGCAATGAGGAAGGTCACCCGCACACAGCTtgaggaagaagatgatgacATG CAGGTGGCTCACAGCACCTGCGGGGACAGCGAGTACAACCTGAGGAGCCGGACGGTGGTCTGCGGCTCCTGCGGACTCCCCTCAGACAAATCCAGCAACTGCTCCGTGACCTCAGCCTCCCGCTCCTTCCGCAGCGGAGGCATCTCCGAGGGTCTACTGCCGCACTCCTACGTGTTCAGCACCAGCACTCCTCGCAAG GCTGGAACCAGAATGGAGAGCTGTCCGATTATGTGA